A part of Carettochelys insculpta isolate YL-2023 chromosome 1, ASM3395843v1, whole genome shotgun sequence genomic DNA contains:
- the WNT16 gene encoding LOW QUALITY PROTEIN: protein Wnt-16 (The sequence of the model RefSeq protein was modified relative to this genomic sequence to represent the inferred CDS: substituted 1 base at 1 genomic stop codon) translates to MGALANIHERPRAYERPGAAEKAGPGAAREEPARAXAALGAQLCALRARGRGRGRLGGSGRDLSLPEPGCAGRLHAQAMGTAAWGSPRRYMRWAALLLALWPCCAHGDWMWLGIASFGGPEKLGCAGLPLSGRQKELCKRKPHLLPSVREGARLGIQECRRQFRHERWNCLLRPHGAAASVFGAELSSGTKETAFIYAVMAAGLVHSVTRSCSAGNVTECSCDTNLQNGGSTTEGWHWGGCSDDIHYGMWFSRKFLDSPVKNISGKDGNGLISVNLHNNEAGRQAVAKLLSVDCRCHGVSGSCAVKTCWKTMSSFEKIGQYLKDKYENSIQVSDRLKKKLRRKEKTQRKIPISKEDLVYINKSPNYCVEDRNLGIPGTQGRECNRTSEGPDGCNLLCCGRGYNTHVVRHVERCECKFVWCCYVRCRKCESMTDVHTCK, encoded by the exons ATGGGCGCACTCGCTAATATTCATGAGCGGCCGCGGGCCTATGAGCGGCCGGGCGCGGCCGAGAAGGCGGGGCCCGGAGCAGCTAGAGAGGAACCTGCTCGCGCCTAAGCTGCGCTCGGCGCCCAACTCTGCGCTCTCCGGGCCCGCggcagaggaaggggcaggctcGGGGGAAGTGGCCGCGACTTGTCACTGCCCGAGCCGGGCTGCGCGGGCCGCCTCCATGCGCAGGCCATGGGGACGGCTGCCTGGGGCTCGCCTCGCCGGTACATGCGCTGggcagcgctgctgctggcgctgTGGCCCTGCTGCGCCCACGGGGACTGGAT GTGGCTGGGCATCGCCTCCTTCGGGGGCCCGGAGAAGCTGGGCTGCGCCGGGCTGCCGCTGAGCGGCCGCCAGAAGGAGCTGTGCAAGAGgaagccccacctgctgcccagcGTCCGCGAGGGCGCGCGGCTGGGCATCCAGGAGTGCCGCCGCCAGTTCAGGCACGAGCGGTGGAACTGCCTCCTCCGGCCCCACGGCGCCGCCGCCTCCGTCTTCGGCGCCGAGCTGAGCAGCG GCACCAAGGAAACAGCCTTTATATATGCAGTGATGGCAGCAGGCCTGGTCCATTCGGTGACTCGATCATGCAGTGCAGGAAATGTGACTGAGTGCTCCTGTGATACAAACCTGCAAAATGGTGGCTCGACCACTGAAGGCTGGCACTGGGGTGGCTGCTCTGATGACATCCATTATGGAATGTGGTTTAGCAGAAAGTTCTTAGACAGTCCTGTTAAGAACATATCTGGAAAAGATGGGAATGGATTGATCTCAGTGAACCTGCACAATAACGAGGCTGGAAGACAG GCTGTAGCAAAGCTGCTGTCAGTGGATTGTCGTTGTCATGGAGTTTCTGGGTCCTGTGCTGTGAAAACGTGTTGGAAAACTATGTCTTCGTTTGAAAAGATTGGTCAGTATTTAAAGGATAAATATGAAAACAGTATACAGGTATCAGACAGACTGAAGAAAAAGCTACGcaggaaagaaaaaacacaacGGAAAATACCAATCAGCAAGGAGGATCTTGTCTACATAAACAAGTCACCCAACTACTGTGTGGAGGATCGCAATCTGGGCATTCCTGGGACACAGGGAAGGGAATGCAACCGCACTTCAGAGGGCCCAGATGGTTGCAACCTCCTCTGCTGTGGCCGTGGTTACAACACTCACGTGGTCAGGCATGTGGAGAGATGCGAATGTAAATTTGTCTGGTGCTGTTACGTACGTTGCAGGAAGTGTGAGAGTATGACTGATGTTCATACCTGCAAGTGA